The following proteins are encoded in a genomic region of Brachypodium distachyon strain Bd21 chromosome 1, Brachypodium_distachyon_v3.0, whole genome shotgun sequence:
- the LOC100832710 gene encoding vacuolar protein sorting-associated protein 25 isoform X3: MQRPGDFKLPPFFNYPPYFTLQPVRETREKQVQLWKDLILDYCRTQKIYIVPLEEDFPLFSNSNIERSLSYEAKEVFLAALVNEGRAEWMDKGHKRCLILWLRIQDWANYILDFVRDNGLEVTTIEDIRSGIETTGTELAGIDRGVLMRALRLLEQKGKATIFKGTSADDEGVKFSV, translated from the exons atgcagaggccgggggatTTCAAGCTTCCCCCTTTCTTCAACTACCCGCCCTACTTCAC TTTGCAGCCTGTGAGAGAAACACGTGAAAAGCAAGTGCAGCTATGGAAAGATCTGATACTTGATTACTGTAGAACTCAGAAGATATATATAGTCCCCCTAGAAGAAGATTTCCCACTCTTCTCCAATTCAAACATTGAGA GATCTTTAAGCTATGAAGCAAAGGAAGTGTTCCTTGCAGCTCTTGTTAATGAAG GGCGTGCGGAGTGGATGGACAAAGGTCATAAGAGATGCCTTATCCTTTGGCTTCGGATACAGGATTGGGCCAACTACATATTAGACTTT GTAAGAGATAATGGATTGGAAGTAACGACTATTGAAGATATACGCTCTGGAATTGAAACAACTGGAACCG AGCTTGCGGGAATTGATCGTGGCGTTCTCATGCGTGCTTTGAGGCTACTGGAACAAAAGGGCAAGGCGACCATCTTTAAGGGCACTTCAGCAGATGACGAAGGTGTTAAATTTTCAGTGTAA
- the LOC100832710 gene encoding vacuolar protein sorting-associated protein 25 isoform X2 — protein sequence MACMSLEIHQGRRLAAIPTHPTPPALRRLAVPALPRWDIALPAVSAPGDSALQRRMQRPGDFKLPPFFNYPPYFTLQPVRETREKQVQLWKDLILDYCRTQKIYIVPLEEDFPLFSNSNIERSLSYEAKEVFLAALVNEGRAEWMDKGHKRCLILWLRIQDWANYILDFVRDNGLEVTTIEDIRSGIETTGTELAGIDRGVLMRALRLLEQKGKATIFKGTSADDEGVKFSV from the exons ATGGCCTGTATGTCCCTCGAG ATCCATCAAGGAAGACGGCTCGCCGCAATCCCCACCCACCCAACGCCCCCGGCTCTCCGGCGCCTCGCCGTTCCTGCTCTTCCTCGTTGGGACATCGCCCTTCCCGCCGTCTCCGCTCCTGGTGACTCGGCGCTGCAGCGCaggatgcagaggccgggggatTTCAAGCTTCCCCCTTTCTTCAACTACCCGCCCTACTTCAC TTTGCAGCCTGTGAGAGAAACACGTGAAAAGCAAGTGCAGCTATGGAAAGATCTGATACTTGATTACTGTAGAACTCAGAAGATATATATAGTCCCCCTAGAAGAAGATTTCCCACTCTTCTCCAATTCAAACATTGAGA GATCTTTAAGCTATGAAGCAAAGGAAGTGTTCCTTGCAGCTCTTGTTAATGAAG GGCGTGCGGAGTGGATGGACAAAGGTCATAAGAGATGCCTTATCCTTTGGCTTCGGATACAGGATTGGGCCAACTACATATTAGACTTT GTAAGAGATAATGGATTGGAAGTAACGACTATTGAAGATATACGCTCTGGAATTGAAACAACTGGAACCG AGCTTGCGGGAATTGATCGTGGCGTTCTCATGCGTGCTTTGAGGCTACTGGAACAAAAGGGCAAGGCGACCATCTTTAAGGGCACTTCAGCAGATGACGAAGGTGTTAAATTTTCAGTGTAA
- the LOC100832710 gene encoding protein ALP1-like isoform X1, producing the protein MVKRMDRRRNFLIRGAATFVVFALVALVIRDRIKKRRPRVTYGPIWERDLQRINYLNNKIFKCDVRCRNMLRVERAPFFRLCEILRELLLLRDSIHVSVEEQVAMFLNTIGHNLRNRVIGANFDRSNETVSRYFRLVLHAIAELRAEYIRPPSLETPAKIAGHPWFDPYFKDCIGAIDGTHVRASVSKDMEPSFRGRKSFSTQNVMAAVDFDLRFTYVLAGWEGTAHDATILADAIERENGLYVPRGKFYLVDAGYGAKPGFLPPFRAVRIFKL; encoded by the exons ATGGTAAAGAGGATGGATAGGAGGCGGAATTTCCTGATTAGGGGAGCTGCAACGTTTGTGGTTTTCGCATTGGTTGCATTGGTCATTCGGGATAGAATAAAAAAGAGGAGACCCCGGGTTACCTATGGACCTATTTGGGAGAGAGACCTACAAAGAATCAATTATCTGAACAATAAAATTTTCAAGTGTGATGTGAGATGCAGAAATATGCTAAGGGTTGAAAGAGCACCCTTTTTTCGATTGTGTGAAATTTTGAGGGAACTTTTGTTGCTGAGAGACAGTATACATGTATCCGTGGAGGAGCAAGTAGCAATGTTCTTGAATACTATTGGCCATAACCTTAGAAATAGGGTTATTGGGGCTAATTTTGACAGGTCAAATGAGACGGTAAGCCGCTATTTTAGACTAGTCCTTCACGCAATAGCTGAGCTACGAGCTGAATATATCAGGCCACCTTCCTTGGAAACTCCAGCCAAAATTGCAGGGCACCCATGGTTTGACCCATATTTTAAG GATTGCATTGGAGCAATTGATGGTACACATGTTCGAGCATCAGTTAGTAAAGATATGGAACCTTCCTTTCGTGGTCGGAAGTCTTTTTCTACTCAAAATGTCATGGCAGCAGTAGATTTTGACCTTCGGTTCACATATGTTTTGGCGGGTTGGGAGGGGACAGCACATGATGCGACCATTTTAGCAGATGCTATAGAGCGGGAGAATGGCCTGTATGTCCCTCGAG GAAAATTCTACCTAGTTGACGCTGGTTATGGAGCCAAGCCTGGGTTTTTGCCACCTTTTCGTGCCGTGAG GATCTTTAAGCTATGA
- the LOC100833015 gene encoding uncharacterized protein LOC100833015: MDSEINEEKQAMAGSNGTNDIPSWVPQIGMKFNTLDEAWYFWQHYGGRIGFGVRKRYSNVSKFDGTITSSRFVCRKEGLWAKDKRDKHIKQPRAEIRTNCQVRMSLTIDRELGNYEVYDFDLVHNHMLQLQETCHLMPSQRKISEIQAIEIDIADDSGIQPKAAHEAASRRVGGSSFITYTRQYHKNYLRTKRQRELAYGEAGSMLKYFSR; this comes from the exons ATGGATAGCGAGATCAACGAGGAAAAGCAGGCCATGGCCGGTTCGAACGG AACAAATGACATACCAAGTTGGGTACCACAAATTGGCATGAAGTTCAACACTTTGGATGAGGCTTGGTATTTTTGGCAGCATTACGGGGGTAGGATTGGGTTTGGTGTCAGGAAGAGATACTCAAATGTAAGCAAGTTTGATGGAACAATTACTTCAAGCAGATTTGTGTGTCGTAAAGAGGGTCTTTGGGCAAAAGACAAAAGAGATAAGCACATTAAGCAACCTCGAGCAGAAATTAGGACCAATTGCCAAGTTCGTATGAGTCTTACAATAGACCGAGAACTTGGAAATTATGAAGTTTATGATTTTGATCTTGTACACAACCACATGTTGCAGCTGCAAGAAACATGCCACCTCATGCCATCACAGCGAAAAATATCTGAAATTCAAGCTATCGAGATCGACATTGCTGATGATTCAGGCATTCAGCCCAAAGCTGCACATGAGGCAGCTAGCCGGCGAGTTGGTGGATCATCCTTTATTACCTATACTCGCCAGTATCACAAAAATTACTTGCGTACCAAGCGCCAAAGGGAGCTAGCATATGGTGAAGCAGGGAGTATGTTGAAGTATTTTTCAAGATAG
- the LOC100831320 gene encoding uncharacterized protein LOC100831320 isoform X2: MRSCYSSSSSSLCGISRAAWRYAAAGPPSLTGGHRHHNLRYLPLTPPAPPIALAGLAGRFFSSSSPSKRSTKRSAAKKAAPMDPSGGDPFYVVRKGDVIGIYKNLADCQAQVSNSVCDPPVTVYKGYSLRKETEEYLAARGLKHALYSINAADARDELFDDLVPCPFQQPDGTTTSTLKRPQEMETEQPKKHPKGAEQEPLPNSHLSCILEFDGACKGNPGKSGAGVVVRRPDGSVIAQLREGLGIATNNAAEYRALLLGLRYAANKGFKYIRAQGDSKLVCNQVQNVWRARNDNMADLCKKVKELKGRFLVFQVNHVLREFNADADAQANFAVELPEATVLCRAAGA, translated from the exons ATGAGGAGTTgctattcttcttcttcttcttctctctgtGGGATTTCTAGAGCGGCGTGGAGGTACGCGGCGGCCGGGCCTCCGAGCCTGACCggtggccaccgccaccacaACCTGCGCTACCTTCCCCTCacgcctccggcgccgcccatTGCCCTTGCTGGCCTCGCTGGGcgcttcttctcttcttcctccccatccAAGCGCTCCACCAAGAGATCCGCAGCAAAGAAGGCCGCCCCGATGGACCCTTCCGGCGGTGACCCGTTCTATGTCGTCCGCAAGGGGGACGTCATCGGCATCTACAAGAACCTTGCCGACTGCCAAGCTCAAGTCAGCAATTCG GTGTGCGATCCTCCTGTGACTGTGTACAAAGGCTATTCTTTGCGTAAAGAAACTGAGGAGTATCTCGCTGCGCGCGGGTTAAAGCATGCTCTGTATTCCATTAATGCAGCAGATGCAAGAGATGAATTGTTTGATGACCTGGTTCCCTGCCCTTTCCAG CAACCTGATGGAACTACAACTTCTACTTTGAAAAGGCCACAGGAAATG GAAACTGAACAACCAAAGAAGCATCCCAAAGGTGCTGAACAGGAACCATTACCTAATAGTCAT CTGTCTTGTATTCTTGAATTTGATGGTGCTTGTAAAGGAAATCCTGGGAAGTCAGGAGCTGGTGTAGTAGTAAGGCGGCCTGATGGCTCTGTG ATTGCTCAACTACGTGAGGGTTTGGGTATTGCAACAAATAACGCTGCTGAATATCGTGCATTGCTCCTGGGGCTGAGATATGCTGCCAACAAGGGATTCAAATATATCCGTGCTCAAGGCGATTCTAAGCTTGTCTGTAACCAG GTCCAAAATGTCTGGCGGGCTAGGAATGATAACATGGCTGACTTGTGCAAGAAAGTTAAAGAGCTGAAGGGAAGGTTTCTTGTATTTCAAGTCAACCATGTATTGAGG GAATTTAATGCAGACGCGGATGCTCAAGCTAACTTTGCTGTCGAACTTCCTG AAGCAACAGTTCTCTGTAGAGCAGCTGGTGCGTGA
- the LOC100831320 gene encoding uncharacterized protein LOC100831320 isoform X1 encodes MRSCYSSSSSSLCGISRAAWRYAAAGPPSLTGGHRHHNLRYLPLTPPAPPIALAGLAGRFFSSSSPSKRSTKRSAAKKAAPMDPSGGDPFYVVRKGDVIGIYKNLADCQAQVSNSVCDPPVTVYKGYSLRKETEEYLAARGLKHALYSINAADARDELFDDLVPCPFQQPDGTTTSTLKRPQEMETEQPKKHPKGAEQEPLPNSHLSCILEFDGACKGNPGKSGAGVVVRRPDGSVIAQLREGLGIATNNAAEYRALLLGLRYAANKGFKYIRAQGDSKLVCNQVQNVWRARNDNMADLCKKVKELKGRFLVFQVNHVLREFNADADAQANFAVELPAGEIQEQSNFPY; translated from the exons ATGAGGAGTTgctattcttcttcttcttcttctctctgtGGGATTTCTAGAGCGGCGTGGAGGTACGCGGCGGCCGGGCCTCCGAGCCTGACCggtggccaccgccaccacaACCTGCGCTACCTTCCCCTCacgcctccggcgccgcccatTGCCCTTGCTGGCCTCGCTGGGcgcttcttctcttcttcctccccatccAAGCGCTCCACCAAGAGATCCGCAGCAAAGAAGGCCGCCCCGATGGACCCTTCCGGCGGTGACCCGTTCTATGTCGTCCGCAAGGGGGACGTCATCGGCATCTACAAGAACCTTGCCGACTGCCAAGCTCAAGTCAGCAATTCG GTGTGCGATCCTCCTGTGACTGTGTACAAAGGCTATTCTTTGCGTAAAGAAACTGAGGAGTATCTCGCTGCGCGCGGGTTAAAGCATGCTCTGTATTCCATTAATGCAGCAGATGCAAGAGATGAATTGTTTGATGACCTGGTTCCCTGCCCTTTCCAG CAACCTGATGGAACTACAACTTCTACTTTGAAAAGGCCACAGGAAATG GAAACTGAACAACCAAAGAAGCATCCCAAAGGTGCTGAACAGGAACCATTACCTAATAGTCAT CTGTCTTGTATTCTTGAATTTGATGGTGCTTGTAAAGGAAATCCTGGGAAGTCAGGAGCTGGTGTAGTAGTAAGGCGGCCTGATGGCTCTGTG ATTGCTCAACTACGTGAGGGTTTGGGTATTGCAACAAATAACGCTGCTGAATATCGTGCATTGCTCCTGGGGCTGAGATATGCTGCCAACAAGGGATTCAAATATATCCGTGCTCAAGGCGATTCTAAGCTTGTCTGTAACCAG GTCCAAAATGTCTGGCGGGCTAGGAATGATAACATGGCTGACTTGTGCAAGAAAGTTAAAGAGCTGAAGGGAAGGTTTCTTGTATTTCAAGTCAACCATGTATTGAGG GAATTTAATGCAGACGCGGATGCTCAAGCTAACTTTGCTGTCGAACTTCCTG CCGGCGAAATTCAAGAGCAGTCAAACTTCCCGTACTAG
- the LOC100831320 gene encoding uncharacterized protein LOC100831320 isoform X3, whose amino-acid sequence MRSCYSSSSSSLCGISRAAWRYAAAGPPSLTGGHRHHNLRYLPLTPPAPPIALAGLAGRFFSSSSPSKRSTKRSAAKKAAPMDPSGGDPFYVVRKGDVIGIYKNLADCQAQVSNSVCDPPVTVYKGYSLRKETEEYLAARGLKHALYSINAADARDELFDDLVPCPFQQPDGTTTSTLKRPQEMLSCILEFDGACKGNPGKSGAGVVVRRPDGSVIAQLREGLGIATNNAAEYRALLLGLRYAANKGFKYIRAQGDSKLVCNQVQNVWRARNDNMADLCKKVKELKGRFLVFQVNHVLREFNADADAQANFAVELPAGEIQEQSNFPY is encoded by the exons ATGAGGAGTTgctattcttcttcttcttcttctctctgtGGGATTTCTAGAGCGGCGTGGAGGTACGCGGCGGCCGGGCCTCCGAGCCTGACCggtggccaccgccaccacaACCTGCGCTACCTTCCCCTCacgcctccggcgccgcccatTGCCCTTGCTGGCCTCGCTGGGcgcttcttctcttcttcctccccatccAAGCGCTCCACCAAGAGATCCGCAGCAAAGAAGGCCGCCCCGATGGACCCTTCCGGCGGTGACCCGTTCTATGTCGTCCGCAAGGGGGACGTCATCGGCATCTACAAGAACCTTGCCGACTGCCAAGCTCAAGTCAGCAATTCG GTGTGCGATCCTCCTGTGACTGTGTACAAAGGCTATTCTTTGCGTAAAGAAACTGAGGAGTATCTCGCTGCGCGCGGGTTAAAGCATGCTCTGTATTCCATTAATGCAGCAGATGCAAGAGATGAATTGTTTGATGACCTGGTTCCCTGCCCTTTCCAG CAACCTGATGGAACTACAACTTCTACTTTGAAAAGGCCACAGGAAATG CTGTCTTGTATTCTTGAATTTGATGGTGCTTGTAAAGGAAATCCTGGGAAGTCAGGAGCTGGTGTAGTAGTAAGGCGGCCTGATGGCTCTGTG ATTGCTCAACTACGTGAGGGTTTGGGTATTGCAACAAATAACGCTGCTGAATATCGTGCATTGCTCCTGGGGCTGAGATATGCTGCCAACAAGGGATTCAAATATATCCGTGCTCAAGGCGATTCTAAGCTTGTCTGTAACCAG GTCCAAAATGTCTGGCGGGCTAGGAATGATAACATGGCTGACTTGTGCAAGAAAGTTAAAGAGCTGAAGGGAAGGTTTCTTGTATTTCAAGTCAACCATGTATTGAGG GAATTTAATGCAGACGCGGATGCTCAAGCTAACTTTGCTGTCGAACTTCCTG CCGGCGAAATTCAAGAGCAGTCAAACTTCCCGTACTAG